A region from the Pelobates fuscus isolate aPelFus1 chromosome 3, aPelFus1.pri, whole genome shotgun sequence genome encodes:
- the LRRC10 gene encoding leucine-rich repeat-containing protein 10 → MGNTIRGIIAFIPSNSCQNYLSGDLKEMPIDKMVDLSSMQLRRFPLRVCAFKELVKLYLSDNKLNSLPPELELLQNLQILALDFNNFKVLPQAVCSLKQLYILYLGNNKLRDLPPEIRLLKNLQTLWIESNYLTNLPTVICELSLLKALHAGCNPIRYLPKELKNLKELRSIWMSGSLLSEFPPVLLEMPFLDIIDVDRNGIRFFPSLVHLTNLKLVIYDHNPCQNAPKVAKGVRRVGRWSEETPELMKKFDVETEVEKAVEIKETQPAPTKENTNETNEKPVDVTTELN, encoded by the coding sequence ATGGGAAACACAATAAGGGGCATTATAGCATTCATCCCATCCAACAGTTGCCAGAATTACCTTTCAGGGGATTTGAAAGAAATGCCTATTGATAAGATGGTGGACTTGAGTAGCATGCAGCTTCGAAGGTTTCCCTTACGTGTCTGTGCTTTTAAAGAGCTGGTGAAGTTGTATCTCAGTGACAATAAATTAAACAGCCTTCCTCCTGAATTGGAACTCCTTCAGAACCTCCAGATTCTGGCATTGGATTTCAACAACTTCAAGGTCCTGCCTCAAGCTGTGTGCAGTTTAAAGCAACTGTATATTCTTTACTTGGGTAACAACAAACTAAGGGACCTTCCACCAGAGATCCGTCTCCTTAAGAACCTACAGACCCTTTGGATTGAATCCAATTATCTGACGAATTTGCCAACAGTTATATGTGAGCTGTCTCTTCTCAAAGCCCTTCATGCTGGCTGCAACCCCATCCGCTACCTACCCAAAGAGCTGAAAAACCTGAAAGAATTGCGCAGCATATGGATGTCTGGAAGCCTTCTCAGTGAATTCCCACCGGTCCTGCTTGAAATGCCTTTCTTGGATATCATCGATGTGGACAGAAATGGTATCAGGTTTTTCCCAAGTCTTGTTCATTTAACTAATTTAAAACTGGTTATCTATGACCACAACCCATGTCAAAATGCTCCGAAGGTAGCAAAGGGGGTGCGGAGAGTGGGCCGATGGTCTGAGGAGACCCCAGAACTCATGAAGAAGTTTGATGTGGAAACCGAAGTTGAAAAGGCGGTGGAAATTAAGGAGACACAACCTGCCCCTACTAAAGAGAACACAAATGAGACCAATGAAAAGCCAGTGGATGTAACTACTGAACTGAATTAA